AAATGGCAGAGCAGGGAAAAAAACCGGAAACGATGATTATTAGCTTTGAACGAACAGCAGCCTCAAAACAGGCCGCAAAAGAACTTGGTCTCACACAGAATGAGGAGATGTACAAAGTGAAAAGGATCCGGCTGGCAGATGGGGAAGCGATGGCTTACGAAACTCTCTACATGCCGGTTCATCTCTTTCCTGATATGACGAAAAAGCATGCCGAGGGCTCCATTTATCACTACATTGAAAGTGACTGCTGCATGCCGATCCAATACGGGAAGCAGGAGCTCGAGGCAGCGGAAGCAGGCAAAAAAGCGGCAGAGGCTTTGAAGCTTGCAGAAGGGGCACCTGTTTTGAAAATCCAGCGGACAAGCTTTACGGCAGACCATCAGCCTGTGGAATATACTAAAACCATTTATCGCGGGGACCGGTATAAGTATGTGATGGAGCTGGAACGGAGGCAAGGGGGACACTAGGATGGAGCTTAATGATTTAGCTGTAAAAATAGCGGATGTTTAT
The Metabacillus sp. FJAT-52054 genome window above contains:
- the phnF gene encoding phosphonate metabolism transcriptional regulator PhnF, producing MIKKDSPVPIYFQVEENIKDKISSGEWKSGEAIPSERQFCEQYSISRMTVRQAISNLVNEGILERKRGRGTFVSAPKLNQELTGITSFTEQMAEQGKKPETMIISFERTAASKQAAKELGLTQNEEMYKVKRIRLADGEAMAYETLYMPVHLFPDMTKKHAEGSIYHYIESDCCMPIQYGKQELEAAEAGKKAAEALKLAEGAPVLKIQRTSFTADHQPVEYTKTIYRGDRYKYVMELERRQGGH